The DNA sequence TTGACCAAGGCAGAAAAGCTCCAGGATATAATAGAGCTTGAAAGGGAATTATCAACTGTAAGGTATGAAATAGAGAATTTAACAGGTACCTTGAAGAAATGGGATAACCTAGTGGATTATTCAAGGGTAACCTTAGACGTATACCAGGTAAAACAGCTAAGCCCTGGTAATACAAATACATTCTATGAACGGGTACGGCGGGCATTTAGTAGGTCAGTAGATAGCCTAATAAAGTTTTTCCAAAACATTGCCATAGGCATGGTAGTGCTTCTACCTTATATACCACTTATACTCCTTGTTATATGGATTATAAGAAAGTTATATGTAAAAAGAGTTTCCAATAAAAAAAATGAGGAGGCATAAAATATGTTAAAGAGTAAAAAACTTATGGTAGCATTAGCCCTTGTAATAGGCTTATGCGTAGGTATCGTATCAGGCGGGATGGTAACATCTAAGGACCTTAATACTGCAAATGCATCTGAAGGGTCAAATGATTCTACCCTTACTGCATATGGAGAGGGTAGGGTTAGCATAAAGCCAGATATCGCATATGTAAATGTAGGTGTTGAGACCCTTGATAAGGATGCCAAAAAGGCTCAGCAGGATAACAAAGCTGCCATGGATAAGGTGATGGCAAAGCTAAAGTCTTTGGGTATTGCCGAAAAGGATATACAGACTAGCGATTACTATGTAAGGCTGGAAGAGGATTATAGGAATGACAAGAGGGAGATACTGGGCTTTAGGGTATCTAACACAGTAAAGGTAACACTCAGGAATGTGGATAAGGTAGGAGAGGTATTAGCAGGGGCATACGAGGCGGGAGCTAATACTTTCCATGGGATAACATTTGATGTGGAAAATAGGGATGATGCATACAACAAGGCCATGGAACAGGCAATAGCAAAGGCAAAGGAAAAAGCGGAATCCATGGCAAAGGCAGCAGGTGTAAAGCTTGATAAGATGGATGTTGTATGCGAAGGCTTAACAACTCCTCAGTATAGAGGGGGATACGGGGATATGAAAGAAGAGATGTCAATGGATGCAGGCAGTGTGCCTGTATCACCGGGAGAACTGGATGTAACTGCAAATGTGACTATTATATATAAGGTAAAATAGAAAAACTACAAATAAAAGTTAAATCATATTAAAAAGTACAAAATTGTTCAAAAACATGGGACTTAAGACAATTAGATGTCTTTATCCCATGTTTTTTTGCATATTTCACATATAAGAGGGGATGTTAGCGTAAAATTACCGTAGGGATTTAGAGTAATAAATTACCAATAGAATTGAAAAGAAGATGCCATCCTGTTAAAATATTAGTCGAATAAACAAATAACTTAACGAAAGGATGACATCTTCTAT is a window from the Xylanivirga thermophila genome containing:
- a CDS encoding SIMPL domain-containing protein, whose amino-acid sequence is MLKSKKLMVALALVIGLCVGIVSGGMVTSKDLNTANASEGSNDSTLTAYGEGRVSIKPDIAYVNVGVETLDKDAKKAQQDNKAAMDKVMAKLKSLGIAEKDIQTSDYYVRLEEDYRNDKREILGFRVSNTVKVTLRNVDKVGEVLAGAYEAGANTFHGITFDVENRDDAYNKAMEQAIAKAKEKAESMAKAAGVKLDKMDVVCEGLTTPQYRGGYGDMKEEMSMDAGSVPVSPGELDVTANVTIIYKVK